The Palaemon carinicauda isolate YSFRI2023 unplaced genomic scaffold, ASM3689809v2 scaffold766, whole genome shotgun sequence DNA segment AATTATTATGTAAGAAGGGATTGTTGAGAAATAACTTTTACAAGTGTTAAAACCAAATTAAAATTATGGGTTAAAGCTGTCGATATTTCACTGATTATTGCAAAAATTTAAGAGAAATAGAAATGGTGAGATGGCGAAATAAGTGATTGTGGTAGATAGGTTATCCTAAACGAGTTCAACAATCAGATGggaaagatggtttggtcatatgcAAAGAATACTTATTATAAGCCAGGACGAATGTGAGGCGTGACGAGTGGAATCAGTGCTGGCATAGAAGGACAATAGTGGATGGAGAGATCTAATGCCTGGATGAGATAAATAATATTGCGGGTGTAAGGGTTCAACGTGATGCTTATGAACCACATCTAAAGGTGTGTGAAGCGATTAACAATgtaagttttatatacatatatatatatatatatatatatatatatatatatatatatatatatatatatatatatatatatatatatatatatatatatatatatatatatattacacactattAAACCCCGACGTCACGTACTAATATATTCATTCAATTTCCAGATCCAATTAAGTATACCCTCCTAACAAGAACAGAATAAATGAAAACACAACACCAATGCAATCTCAttacaaaatcccccccccccccccccccgacacacaATGATTGAAAGTGAGGAAAATCCACTAATGTGGAGCAGAGGCTGATGAGTAAACATGAGTCAATCGTATAAAAGACTGAGAGAGACTTTGGCTCATCACATTCGATTCGACTTTATCATACAACGATGGCGTTCAATGTAAGTTCTCTCATTCTTACAACGATTAATCGATTATCTAATAATGGAAATATAATtcactttattttcatattcttttcaaTATTATATTAACGTTACTTAACAGATATAATCAAGTAACTGTCACATATTTTGGTTTTttagtattaatatatttttttttttttgcttgtcatGGCATTTATAGATTCACCTAACACAAATACTCTATATTTAAAAAACTACTTATATTTAACAAAACCTAAAGGTAGGAAAAGAATTCTTACTTAATTGAAGCTTTATAAGTGAAAATTAGCAAAATCTTGGTGCGCTTATTCTTATCATTGGTCGCAAAGGCAATATAGAGGAAAGATGAACAAAAGCCATACagttaatgtatatgaaaaatgagGATATATTAGCTATCAAGATATTGCCCAATTTAAGATTTACTTTTACTTTGAATTAAGAAAACATACGACTGATCACTTCCGTTTTCAGAGGTTGGCAGTGTGTGTATTACTATCAGTTGCAGCCACATCCCTAAAGGGGGTTAGCTGTGATCTGGCCCAGTCCTATGAAGCACCTACAGTGACTGGAGGTCTTGGAAGTGGTTCTTCTTTTGGAGGACTTGGAGGATCTTCAGCTAGCAGTCTAGGAGGTGGCTCTGCTTTTGGAGGATCTGTTTCTGGAAGTGGCTTTTTAACTGGAGGATATGAAGGCTCCAATTTAGGTTCTGGGAGTCTGACAGGAATTGGCCAAGGAAGTACTGCACTGGGCAACATAGGACATACTCCTATCAGTGGACTAGCAGGGTCCTCTGGAGGCATAATCAGTGGCCTCACTACTGCTGGTGTAGGGAATTCATATAACAGTGGACTAGCAGGTTCTTCTACAGGTGTATTCAGTGGCCTAACTACCACTGGGCTAGGGGGCCTAACAAACACAGGGCTTGGAAATATCATCAACACTGGACTTGGAGGAATTTCTGGAGGAAATTCACTAGGGAATCTTGGAATTTTCACAACGATACCCCGTCCTGTGGTACCTATTCTTGAAGATCAACGTGAAGGACCCTATGCCAATGGAGTTTACAGATTCAACTATGCAACTGGAGATGGCATCGTCCGCCAAGAACAAGGATACCCCGAGGGAGGAATGGTCTCACAGCAGGGAGCATGGTCGTAAGTAACATAGATTATTAATCAGAGTTACAATATAACAGAACTTGATTGATTTTACTTAATTAGGTAGAGTTTAGTGTCTATATTAACATGATACCCCTTCCTTGCAGGTTTACGCATCCTGACGGCACTCCAACAACTGTAAATTTCGTTGCCGATGCCAACGGTTTCCGCGTG contains these protein-coding regions:
- the LOC137637474 gene encoding loricrin-like codes for the protein MAFNRLAVCVLLSVAATSLKGVSCDLAQSYEAPTVTGGLGSGSSFGGLGGSSASSLGGGSAFGGSVSGSGFLTGGYEGSNLGSGSLTGIGQGSTALGNIGHTPISGLAGSSGGIISGLTTAGVGNSYNSGLAGSSTGVFSGLTTTGLGGLTNTGLGNIINTGLGGISGGNSLGNLGIFTTIPRPVVPILEDQREGPYANGVYRFNYATGDGIVRQEQGYPEGGMVSQQGAWSFTHPDGTPTTVNFVADANGFRVNSNRVPPTPAHALAQIEKARLEDAYASQLAAAGSQIPGSGLSLTGSQFTGSNSLISNSGLQGDNYGSQFNPVFGSGSLLSGSGSLLSGSGPLVSASGSSGIQTPSATYGSP